AAATACCATCTCATACAATAATATAGTGCAAAcaacatattatataaacatacaCAAATGCATGTACATATATGGTTTTTGATCCTAACCATCCTAAAAACTTCAAGTTCCTAAGTTTATAATTCAAATGatatttatgaaatttATTGAGATTTtccttcatttttttattcacaCATATATTGTGTACAAACTCGACATAAGTGTTTTTAAAACCAATTAAAGCATAAATTGGATATATGCTCGTATGTGtatttgtaattttatatcttcGAGGAAAGGatgaaattattaaaaaaacaaaaaaaaagaaactaTGAGTGCATAAACAAAATgtgatatttttacatgatgaaaatattccataataatgtatatattttgtgatAAATAGTTACCCATTTTcctttataaaaaattgtgcTTGTTTGATAAATATGGTATCCCTAATTGTATTGCCTGAAATAcagttattatataataatattttattgagcttaaaaattaatttaaattaaaaaaaaagcttgtttaatttttttaaattttaccCTCCATTTTTAGGTTCTTAACAAAATCAAAAAAGTTCGAATTTGGCAAATAAAAAGTGTTAAAAAGATAGTTGTCTGAACGAATAAGTATATCTATAAACTTAAGtctatataaattaattgaaGATATTGGTATATTAGGAGTAGTTATATCACCTTTTTCTTTtgatttcatatataattgatgtatattatttatattgtcATATGAAATACGAGCATTCAAATTATTAGTAgcattttcttcattaaaatcgaaattattatctattataacattatcattatattgatatttattataagtAGGATATTCTGtttctttatcattttccataatttcttgttttaatatatatatcaattggtttgtatttttataattatgatagtttgatataaataaattataaattatttttataagcaTATGcatatctttattattttttttatcataattgTCTCGAAATAAatctaataaaatatgtatatccGTAATTTCATAATTAAGACGCGAACAAgcttttataatttttgttagTGTATTACAAATACTGCTATTGCTCAAAGTTCCGGCTGTAAATTTGTTAACAACTTCATCTACACACCTAgaaaacattttttgatttgcccactttttatttttaaaagatgATATGAACTTAATACATTCAACTAGCTCTTCTAATGAATAAAGAGAAATTAAATTGCTAAGTTcagaataaatataattgtaaATTACATTATCATAatctatatttaaataataaatatatttaaataataataacaa
This DNA window, taken from Plasmodium berghei ANKA genome assembly, chromosome: 13, encodes the following:
- a CDS encoding RAP protein, putative codes for the protein MNRFFRACIRRPFTSLKMELEKFEKVSHNFIECIETYKSEKDISIKSYQNYKNEIKESINKLLNNDILNNYEKNDFKILFTYSIILSRRILIQRDHAKDLILSYISFIKNYNNLISNDQNNIRKAEIENKNDLLLLFKYIYYLNIDYDNVIYNYIYSELSNLISLYSLEELVECIKFISSFKNKKWANQKMFSRCVDEVVNKFTAGTLSNSSICNTLTKIIKACSRLNYEITDIHILLDLFRDNYDKKNNKDMHMLIKIIYNLFISNYHNYKNTNQLIYILKQEIMENDKETEYPTYNKYQYNDNVIIDNNFDFNEENATNNLNARISYDNINNIHQLYMKSKEKGDITTPNIPISSINLYRLKFIDILIRSDNYLFNTFYLPNSNFFDFVKNLKMEGNTIRDTIFIKQAQFFIKENGYKITNTHTSIYPIYALIGFKNTYVEFVHNICVNKKMKENLNKFHKYHLNYKLRNLKFLGWSPIILYEHEWKKLRNYNEKFEYIKKKFKSIHNHMQ